A single genomic interval of Megalobrama amblycephala isolate DHTTF-2021 linkage group LG17, ASM1881202v1, whole genome shotgun sequence harbors:
- the fyco1b gene encoding FYVE and coiled-coil domain-containing protein 1 isoform X2 has product MSTVGENQLQRIIRDLHDAVSELSKEHCDTGEPISDDSSSLHKFCYKLEYLLQFDQKERTTFLGSRKDYWDYFCDCLAKIKGANDGIRFVKSISELKTSLGKGRAFIRYCLVHQRLADTLQQCLMNYKITCEWYYERSPFLKSHLNIDIINHLYELNEVQFDVASRGHDLDSDWPTFARKTLGSALSPAHVWKPPSRCSSINSLVSTYSQQAQEFPPGQEFGSSLLGDLGELGELSCSASEDLRIELDQSELKQKELQEKVQQLTSEAADLRAVLSDLQEQLLAKGPNQEKEGEPSTGEQEVVKAVRECTDRLHTTTQDLGALRTSERNLESKLSIAENRNMELLAKLDGALSEKGQQAASYCDSAWKIQELLNKLKEAEEDRIESKRESEDRARLAERLAQELTLQEEKLKEMEGKLDTCRVSADKERTTAMQQADELQVTISHLQGALSLKEREAGNLQTQLQDVQRALEAQEGQLEEHKKRMQEELQHRSVLEEQLNTKMNELSTSNQKIRQLENRNQRLTAESQSFQTQAKKLEEYKSQCTSLMEINAKLIQTVKRNEESSKELAQIKTALERELITAQASQRKLRSQLESAGLTVENQNLEKCIQNGQMNNEETEIEQLGEKSISSLEELDDSAAVPQENKRMYSTHLLEAIESSTTDNGESTSRLALAEAQLELNMKEVSRLQEEVMELRAQLLVSSEERIKIQALHEVTEASREDLRAQTEQLKSQVEELNRRHVEELLRCHEREDTLVKERDMEAKVRAEIQTSMTAMREELHLLKKQNSTLALENGEAREALHRANTETAELGVHVCMLTGQNEEAKLRWEELSTKLQELQMEAQEEVETLSDSMEAMSKDNARLQEQLKQTEGLPEAMQKLQERLEQAEEEAKSLQEIRQREVDTLRSQLSDEAVHHQSQMQGLNEELDALRKRLDNEMEKVSSLESKVLELESVNSDHSQMIEKKNALIGDSETVIHQKEEQIKNLRVDLSRAEKELTLAQQSCHELSVNLNRSAMEKQDIELKMSAEIDDLFRTKKNLEERLIELIREKDALWQKSDALEFEQKLRSEEQTDRDVTYCLSCRNHFGWMLHRHNCRLCGRPFCYYCCSYAVSVHQGGAKERCCKDCFTQHNAAQERHPKAKLGSPKRSMSSPTRSSTPGELKSPGPDDTAYDIITEEEVNCTHDSDSYYTTALSPETLQLSSSDVTSTEDSDELIGSVQDAEICLLKSGEMTLSVPFSVKDVNQFGDTSRELFIKSSCYSAILITAAHPGPTISWIFSSKPKSIAFSVVYRESTETPLEGAKVLIPLTRCNSHKETIQGQLKVRNAGEYTLIFDNSFSRFVSKKVLYKLSVEEPEEANGSDCSS; this is encoded by the exons TTTGACCAGAAAGAGAGGACCACATTTCTGGGCAGCAGGAAAGACTACTGGGACTATTTCTGTGACTGCTTGGCCAAGATTAAAGGAGCTAATGACGGCATTCGCTTTGTCAAATCAATCTCTGAG CTGAAGACGTCATTAGGGAAAGGACGGGCTTTCATCCGCTACTGTCTGGTGCACCAAAGGCTGGCAGACACTCTTCAGCAATGTCTTATGAACTACAAAATCACATG TGAGTGGTATTACGAACGCAGTCCCTTCCTGAAATCCCATCTGAATATCGATATCATCAACCACCTGTATGAACTCAATGAGGTCCAGTTTGATGTAGCATCCAGAGGTCACGATCTTGACTCTGACTGGCCTACTTTTGCCAG AAAGACTCTGGGATCAGCTCTCTCACCGGCCCATGTGTGGAAACCACCCAGTCGCTGCTCTAGTATCAACAGTTTGGTCAGCACTTACTCACAG CAAGCTCAGGAGTTTCCTCCAGGCCAAGAATTCGGCTCCAGTCTGCTAGGTGATCTGGGCGAGTTGGGCGAACTGTCCTGTAGCGCTTCTGAGGACCTGCGCATTGAGCTTGACCAATCAGAGTTGAAGCAAAAAGAGCTCCAGGAGAAGGTCCAGCAGCTCACCAGTGAGGCAGCTGATCTGAGAGCTGTGCTCAGTGACCTACAGGAACAACTATTGGCTAAAGGTCCTAATCAAGAGAAAGAAGGAGAACCATCTACAGGGGAGCAGGAGGTGGTAAAAGCTGTCAGAGAGTGCACCGATCGCCTCCATACCACCACACAGGATCTGGGGGCTTTACGGACATCAGAACGCAATCTAGAATCCAAGCTGAGCATTGCGGAGAACAGGAACATGGAGTTGCTGGCAAAGCTTGACGGAGCTCTGAGCGAAAAAGGACAGCAGGCCGCCAGCTACTGCGACTCAGCCTGGAAGATCCAAGAGCTCCTGAACAAGCTAAAGGAGGCTGAAGAAGATAGGATTGAGTCTAAACGAGAGAGCGAAGACCGGGCTAGACTAGCTGAGCGACTTGCCCAGGAGCTGACGCTTCAGGAGGAGAAACTAAAAGAGATGGAAGGCAAACTGGACACATGTAGAGTCTCTGCTGACAAGGAACGAACAACTGCAATGCAACAGGCTGATGAGCTGCAGGTGACCATCAGTCACCTTCAGGGAGCACTATCTCTGAAGGAGCGGGAAGCAGGGAACCTCCAGACACAGCTTCAGGATGTGCAAAGGGCATTGGAGGCCCAGGAGGGTCAACTGGAGGAGCACAAGAAAAGAATgcaagaggagctgcaacatAGAAGTGTGCTTGAAGAACAACTAAATACAAAGATGAATGAGTTGTCCACCAGTAACCAAAAGATTCGGCAACTGGAGAATCGCAACCAGCGGTTGACTGCAGAGAGTCAGAGCTTCCAAACGCAAGCCAAGAAATTGGAAGAGTACAAGAGCCAGTGCACAAGTTTAATGGAGATCAATGCCAAGCTGATCCAGACTGTGAAAAGAAATGAGGAGAGCAGCAAGGAGCTGGCGCAAATCAAGACCGCTCTAGAGAGAGAACTGATTACTGCACAGGCCTCTCAGAGGAAACTGAGAAGCCAACTGGAGTCAGCTGGACTGACTGTGGAGAACCAAAATCTGGAGAAATGCATACAGAACGGCCAGATGAACAATGAAGAAACTGAAATTGAACAACTTGGGGAGAAGAGTATATCAAGTCTGGAAGAATTAGATGACAGTGCTGCAGTCCCACAGGAGAACAAGAGAATGTATTCTACACACCTACTGGAAGCTATTGAATCCTCAACAACTGATAATGGAGAATCCACTTCCAGGTTGGCTCTGGCTGAGGCCCAACTTGAACTCAACATGAAGGAGGTTTCCAGACTTCAGGAGGAGGTCATGGAGCTCCGGGCACAGCTATTGGTAAGCTCAGAGGAGAGGATAAAGATCCAGGCTCTGCATGAAGTGACAGAAGCCTCCAGAGAAGACCTCCGCGCTCAAACGGAGCAACTAAAGTCCCAGGTGGAAGAGCTTAACCGCAGGCATGTGGAGGAACTGCTACGCTGCCATGAAAGAGAGGACACTCTGGTAAAGGAGAGGGATATGGAGGCCAAGGTGCGGGCAGAAATCCAAACGAGTATGACTGCTATGAGGGAAGAACTTCACTTGTTGAAAAAGCAGAACAGCACGCTTGCACTTGAGAACGGAGAGGCTCGTGAGGCCTTACATAGGGCCAACACTGAGACAGCAGAGCTCGGGGTTCACGTTTGCATGCTGACGGGGCAGAACGAGGAGGCTAAGCTGCGATGGGAAGAGCTTTCTACCAAACTGCAGGAGCTACAGATGGAGGCACAGGAGGAGGTGGAAACTCTAAGTGATTCGATGGAGGCCATGAGTAAAGATAATGCAAGACTCCAAGAGCAGCTAAAGCAGACCGAGGGACTCCCAGAAGCCATGCAGAAGTTGCAGGAGAGACTTGAACAGGCGGAGGAAGAAGCCAAAAGCCTCCAAGAGATCCGACAGAGAGAAGTGGACACACTGAGGTCCCAGTTGAGCGATGAGGCTGTGCACCACCAAAGTCAAATGCAG GGTCTGAATGAGGAACTGGATGCACTGAGGAAGAGGTTGGACAACGAAATGGAGAAAGTCTCAAGTCTTGAGTCCAAAGTTTTGGAGCTTGAG TCTGTCAACAGTGATCACAGTCAGATGATCGAAAAGAAAAATGCCCTCATTGGTGATTCTGAAACTGTAATTCATCAGAAAGAGGAACAGATAAAAAACCTCAGAGTGGACTTATCAAG AGCTGAGAAGGAACTGACACTTGCTCAGCAGTCCTGTCATGAATTGAGTGTGAACTTAAACAGAAGTGCAATGGAGAAGCAAGACATTGAACTGAAGATGTCTGCTGAGATAGATGACCTTTTTCGTACCAAAAAGAACCTGGAGGAGAGACTTATTGAGCTCATAAG GGAGAAAGATGCTTTATGGCAGAAGTCAGATGCACTGGAGTTTGAACAGAAACTGAGATCTGaggaacagacagacagagatgtCACATACTGCCTGAGTTGTCGCAATCACTTCGGCTGGATGCTGCACAGACACAACTGCAG GTTATGTGGGCGTCCATTCTGTTACTACTGCTGCAGTTATGCTGTGAGTGTCCACCAAGGCGGTGCTAAGGAACGCTGTTGTAAAGACTGCTTCACTCAGCACAATGCTGCACAAGAGCGCCACCCAAAGGCAAAGCTGGGTAGTCCTAAACGTTCAATGTCAAGCCCCACCCGAAGCAGCACACCTG GGGAACTGAAGTCCCCTGGGCCAGATGACACAGCGTATGACATCATCACAGAAGAGGAGGTGAACTGTACCCATGACAGCGACTCGTACTACACCACTGCGCTGTCACCAGAGACACTACAGct AAGCAGCAGTGACGTCACCAGCACCGAAGATTCAGACGAGCTGATTGGCTCTGTTCAGGATGCTGAGATCTGCCTGCTGAAATCTGGAGAGATGAC GTTGTCTGTGCCGTTCAGTGTGAAGGACGTGAATCAGTTTGGCGACACGTCCAGAGAACTCTTCATTAAGTCCAGCTGTTACAGTGCCATTCTCATAACCGCTGCACATCCGGGTCCTACAATCAGCTGGATCTTCTCCTCCAAACCCAAGAGCATCGCCTTCAGTGTGGTGTACAGAGAAAGCACAGAAACGCCTCTAGAAGGAGCCAAG GTTCTGATCCCTCTGACGAGATGTAACTCTCATAAGGAAACAATTCAGGGTCAGTTGAAGGTCAGGAATGCTGGAGAATACACCCTTATCTTCGACAACTCCTTCTCCAG GTTCGTCTCTAAGAAGGTCCTGTACAAACTGAGTGTAGAGGAGCCAGAGGAAGCCAATGGAAGTGATTGTTCTTCATAG